Below is a window of Pyrobaculum aerophilum str. IM2 DNA.
TATGCCCCCGGTCGCCACGCCGATAATTACGTCGAACTCCAGCCCTGAGAGCACTGCCTCGTAGCGCTCAATAACCCACTGAAACAGCTCCGGCTCGCCCAAAACACTCCTCAAGTCGACATAAAAGGGGCTCTCCAAGCCGCTGGAGAGCTTAAACGCTCCGAACTTCACGGCGCCGATATCCACCAGCCGCTTGATCATAACAAATCGCCGAGCTCGTGGTAGCGGCCGCAGTAGGCGCAGATAAACAGAGGAGGCTCTCTGCGCACTAGGTAAAAAGTGGGCTCCACGGGCTCCCGAGGCGCGTTAGTGACGCAAGTGGGGTTTTTACACTTAAACCTGCCGCGTATTACATCCGGCGGCGTCACTTTAAACTTTTTCACCACTGCGAAATTGCGAATAATGTTTATAGTTGCTGTGGGGGCCACGGCGGAGATTATATTAACTTCTTCAGGAGTTAGCTCACGGCCCTCGATTTTCACAATGTCCTTCTTCCCCAGTTTTTTAGACTCCACGTTCATAACCAGAGCCACGCGGAGCCCCTCCTTCCCGGAAATCCCTAGTATACGGAGTACTGTTAACGCCCTGCCTGCGGGGATATGGTCAATGACAGTGCCGTTCTCAATTTTACTTACCAATAGCTCTTCAGACATTGTGGATAAATTGGGAAGAGTTAAAAAACTAAGCAAGGCGATGGCTTACGAGATAAAGCTTAAAACCCCACTTTCATTATAATACAGGCGGGGGTGCCCGAGCCAGGTCAAAGGGGCAGGGCTTAAGACCCTGTGGCGTAGGCCTGCGTGGGTTCAAATCCCACCCCCCGCACCAGTTTTCTGACAACAATGTCAAAACGGCCCATCCGCCATACGTGGGAAATTTTTAAACGCAGAAGCGCGTGGACTACGCATTTGCCCCGAAAGACGGAGACCAATGCGGCGGCCGGGATTCGAACCCGGGATCAACGGCTTGGGAGGCCGCCATCCTAAACCAGGCTAGACTACCGCCGCTGTGTAAAGATGAAAAAACTGGTTATAAAATTTACGGCCCACCCCCTCGGCCTCGCCAACGGGTTCTGTTGGGAAGAGTAAGATGCAGAGCGTTCTCGCGGGTAAAAAATCCCGAGGTGTGAGCCGTGGGCCGTGAAAAATGGACTATCCGTAGAAGTACTGCTTTCCTTCTTCGGTGAATTCTATGGAGTCCTTGTCATAGTTATAATACCCCACGTCGATATATGTCGGCTTGCCGTCTTTAATTGCCACGCTCCATAGTATAAAGCTGGGGTTTGCCCTGTCGCCATTTTCGTCGAGTAGCACAACGCCAGTGGCGCCTTTATACGTGCCCTGTTTGCCCCACTGCTCAAGCGTCGCGCGTACTTTATCTGGGTCGTCTGTGCCGATAGTGGCCATAATCTCGCCTAACATTTTAATGATATCGTACGACTGAGGAGCGGGGGTTATGGGCTCTGCGCCGCATTTAGCTTTAAACTTTTTGTAAAACTCCTGATACTCAGGGGTCGTTGGAATCGCCCAGTTGGCAGTGCCTATTATTTTCCCTTTTGCCATCACGTCTCCGCCCTCTTGTAATAATATCGGCGAATACGCCATGCCCTCTGTTCCTATTAGTCTGGCCTTAGATAACACGGGATCTTGCGCAATTGTCTTTAACACAACGGCGCCGTCGTCTTCAAAAGACACGATTACTAATGCGAAGTCCGGGCCTACTAAGTCTTTTACTTCAGAGGAGATCTTCCTGACCGCCTCAGGCGCCGCTTGTGGGAAGGCCTTTGGGTCCGGGTCGTAAGCGGCTACAGACACGAGCTTAAATCCGCGCCTAGCGGCCTCTTTTTGAAGCTCGAGGTAAAGTCCTTCGCCGTATGTGTCCTTTCTGTAGATTAGGGCGACGTTTTTCACGCCGAGTTCTTTAAGAATGGCGCCAATGGCCCTTATCTGTTTTGCGTCGGTTCCGACTATTCTATACAGCCAGTCGTTTGGTATTGCGAGCAGCGAAGATGTAGACCATGCGCTGAATAGAATTATCTTATTTTGATCCGCAAAGGGCTTCTCGCCTGAGGCCTCTCTGCTAGTGAGGCCTGCGTGGACTGCCCTGACGCCCTTTGCGTACAGCGCTTGTAGTTTTTGGAGCGCAATATTAGGGTCTAGTTGCGTGTCTTCGACGTAGAGCTCAAACTTATAGCCCTTACTCCCATATTTGGCGTTTAAGTCGTCAATAGCCAGCTCTGCGGCGCACTGGGCGAGCTTTGCATAGCTACTGAAGCCGCCTGTGAGGGGCAAGAGCGCGCCTAGTTTAAACACTTTCTGTGCAGTAGTCGTGGTGGGAGTTGTGGGAGGCGCAGTGGGCTGTACAGTGGGGGAAGTCTGCGGCTTTTGTCCGCTTGCTAAAAGAATTCCAATTATTGCGAGAATTATCACTACGACCACCCCTACAATTATATACAAGTTTTTTTTAGATGTCATATTGGAAGAATTATGCGTGGTATTTAACATTTCTCTTTAAGGCTTATTAACTGAGAGTTTTAGAGAGGTATGGCTGAGGTTTTAAGAGTTGAGAAGCTGGAGGCTGGGTATGGGAAATTTCACGTGCTCTTCGGAATAGACTTAGTGGTTAAATCGGGCGAAATAGTTGTACTGCTCGGCCCCAACGGCGCTGGGAAGTCGACATTATTAAATAGCATTGCCGGCATGGCCGATGTATACTCCGGCCGTGTTGTCCTGCTGGGGAGGGATATAACGGGAAGGCCTCCGCACGAGGTTATGAAAATGGGCGTGGCCTACGTAATGCAATCTCCTAACAATTTCGGCACGGCTAACATATTCGGCGAACTTACAGTATATGAAAACCTCATAGCCGCTTCAGCCGGCATCCCGGGGAAGGAGGTGGAGGGGAGGATAGAAGAGGTCTTTAATATTTTCCCCAAGTTAAAAGAGTTGAGAAATCGGAAGGCAAAATTCCTATCTGGCGGAGAGAGGCAGATGTTGGCCATAGGTCTAGGGCTAATGAAAAAGCCGAAGTTGTTAATGTTAGACGAGCCCACCTCAGGGCTGGCTCCCAAACTAGTCAGCGACTTTTTTTCAGCCATTAGAGACATTAGAGATAAATTAGGCATTTCTATTCTTTTAGTAGAGCAAAACGCCAGAAAAGCGCTGGAGATAGGCGACAGGGCCTACGTCCTTGTTACTGGCAGGGTGAAGTTCAGCGGCAATGCTAAGTTGTTAGACGAGGGCAAATTGGCAGAGTTGTTCCTAGGCCGTTGATATGGAGTTGCCGCCCGGCGCTAAGTACAAGGTGTACAAAACTAAAAAGTATACAATATATTACCTTCTGGACAACGTGGAATTAAAAAGCGAGCCTGAGAGGAGAATTGTCAGCGGCGGCCACGAGTTCCTTTATTTTGGCAACACTATTGTGATTAGGCCTATAGAGTCCTCTCAAGCTCGAGAAGCTCCTTAAGCCTAATCCGCATAGTTTTGCCATCCGGCATTTCTCTCACAATTATGAAGTCGAGGAGGCCGCGCCGCAATTCCTCCATGGCTATTAACACGGGATCGACGCTGCCCACTTCTTGTATGTCCACTAATGGCTGGGCCCCCATTGCGAGTTGTAAAGCCCTTGCGCCAATTATCCTGGCGGTCTCGTATTTAGTAAGGCGCGGGGGGTAGAACTCCCTTTTATTAATAGCTTTGTCAACGACGTCAATTAGTTTATTTATGCGCTCAATTAACTCTGAAGTAGTCATCGCCTCCACGACAAGGGGGCAGTAGAGTAGATTTATAACTTTTTCAGCCTTGTAAAAGTGGGTAAAAAGAGTGGGTTTTAGTCGAATTTAGTCTCTTCTTTCTTCTCCTCTCCCTCCTCTCCCTCTTTCTTCTTGCCCTTCTCTTCGCGCTTGGGAGCCCCTGCGGCAATTATGTCATCAATACGGAGTATCATTATCGCGGCCTCTACGGCGGATTTAATGACTTGCTTCTTTACTAACAGCGGATCCCACACATTAAGCGCAGCCATGTCGGCTATCTTTCCGCCGTGGACGTCGACTCCGGCGGTGATTTCGCCGTTGTCGTGCCTCCTTCTCAGCTCGGCTATGGCGTCTACTGGATCCAGGCCGGCTGTTAACGCCAAGATAGTGGGTATGTGCTCTAGGGCATCTGCGAATTTAAGAGCGGCCAGTTGCTCCTTGCCTGGCAACTTCCTGGCGAATTCCCTTACCCTTCTAGCCACTTCTACCTCAAAGGCGCCGCCGCCAGGCACAATCTTCGGCTCTCTGAACAAGTCGCGCGATACGTGCAAGGCGTCTTGTAGCGACCTCTCGACTTCATCTAATATCCTATCGCTACCGCCTCTCACTAAAATAGTCACCGCCCTGGGATTCGGTATCTCTTCAACAAATACCATTTTCTCCTCTCCAACCTTTCTCTCCTCTACTAACCCGGCGGTGCCTAGGTCTTCGGGCTTGGCGTCTTTAATTGAAGTGATTATCTTGGCGCCGGTGGCTCTCGCCAATTTCTCAATATCACTACGCTTCACTCTCCTCACCGCTAGTATGCCCTTCTTGGCTAAGAAGTGTTGTGCCACCTCGTCAATGCCTTTTTGCGTAATCACTACGTTCGCGCCAATTGATGCCAAGTGATCAACATATGATTTTAATATCTCGGCCTCTTGGTCGAGAAATGCCTTTATTTGCTCCGGGCTTGTCACCGAGATTTTTGTTGTCCACTCAGGCTTTTCAATTTCTAATGGGGCGTCAAGTACTGCAATTTTGGCGTTAGTAACGCGCTTGGGCATCCCTGGATGGACGACCTCTTTGTCGAGGACAATACCTCTCACGAGCTGAGTCTCGTAAATTGACTTGCCCTTCTTCTTCTCAATTTTTATCCAGTCGAGGTCTAAATAGGGCTTGCCGTCTCTCATCTCGACGGCTTGCAACGCCGCCTCTACCACAAGTCCGGCGAGGTAATCCCTAGTCTCCGCCACTACTTTTGAAGAGAGCGCGCTTGACACAACTCTGAGCAATTGCTCTTTAGTTAACTCTATAGGCTTGGCTATCTCCTCTGCGACTTTTAAGGCGTAGTCCGCCGCCTTTTTATAGCCGTCAATAACAATAGTGGGGTGTATTCCCTCCTCTAGTAGCTCCTCTCCAAGCTCTAATAATTTGCCGGCGAGCACTACTACAGTCGTGGTGCCGTCTCCCACTTCGGCGTCTTGCGCCTTGGCGACTTCTATCAGAAGTTTAGCCGCCGGGTGTTGGACTTCCATTTCTTTTAATATCGTGGCGCCGTCTCCAGTTATAGTGACGTCGCCAAAGGCGTCAATAAGCATTTTGTCCATTCCCCTCGGCCCGAGCGATGTGGATAGAATTTCGGCGATTACCTTAGCAGCTTGAATGTTAGAACGACGGGCGTCTACTCCAGTGGTCCTCTGGCTTCCCTCTTTTAATATCATTACGGGAACTCCCGTCCTCGGGGCTTGCTGAGACATGGCTTGACATAAATTGCGTATATAAAAATTTTTCGCTCCCGTTATCTACTGGCTCTGTGAAAACGCCTTAGACAGGGCCAGAATGGTATTCCACTTGGCCTCAATTTCCTCCTCCAACAGTCGAATCTCCTCTTCTGATAAGTGTGCGAATCTCCCCTGAAGTTTTAAATAATCCCTCAGCGGCTTCCTCTTTGTCTTATCGGCGTAAATCGTACTGGGGGGATTTAACTTAAAGCGCCCGTTGTCATACTCCCACAGAATCCAAGCCCCCGTCTCCACTGCCAGTTTCGCCACTTCCACAGTTTTGGCTGGGTTCAACCTCCATCCCAGGGGACACGGCGTGTGTAAGTGGATGAACTTAAAGCCATCAATTTCAGCGGCTCTTTTCAGCTTTCTGTAAAAGTCTTGGGGATATGCGATGCTGGCCGTGGCCACATAAGGCGCGCCGTGCATGGCCATTAAAAGCGCAACGTCCTTCTTCCTCTCCCGCTTTCCTGTAGGCGTTGTCGTCGTCCACGCCGCACGTGGAGTGGAGCTACTGCGTTGGATGCCCGTGTTCATATAGGCCTCGTTGTCGTACATGATGTAAATAATATTGCTGTTTCTCTCCGCCGCGCCGCTGAGCGTCGCCATTCCAATGTCTGCAGTCCCGCCGTCGCCGGCCCAAACAACGGCGTGGCCTTTAATTCCAAGCGATTTAAAAGCCTCCGCAATTCCCGTGGCAACCGCCGCTGCCGAGGCGAAGGGCACATTTAAAATAGGCATAGCCACTCCAGACTTAGGGGCTAGGCCTTGTACTACCGAGGCGCAACTCGCGGGGATTGTAAGCGTGGCCTCTTCCCCAAGCGCCATGCCCAGTATCTTTAACCCGATCATCATACCGCATCCTGCACAAGCAGCGTTTCCAGGAAGCACGTACTTCTTTTTCGGGAGTTGATCAATGCGAAAGCTCATATCGCGAATTCTATTCCTTTATAACTGCCCTCAATGGCCTTCTGAATAGTCTCATAGAAATTTTGAACGTCGAAGTCCACGCCTGCTATCCCTGCCACGATGTTTATTACGGAGGCTTTTGACAAGGCGGCCTTGATTTCAATTCCAAGCACTCCCCCAAGCGGCGTTATGTCTCTGTCGTATACAATTACTTTTTCGTATTGGTCCAGTTGGGATACTTCCTCCAGCGGGAATGGCCTCAGAAATCTCACTCTCATTAAGCCCACTGGTATGCTGCGTTTTCTAAGGGCGTCGACTGCTTGTTTTGCGTCGCTACACCAAGCGCCCATGCACACTACAATATTCTTGGCGTCGCTGGCTTTGTACCACTCAACTAGCCCGCCGTAATTTCTGCCTATTATTTTGCCATATTCCCAATCTACTTGATCTATCACCTTTTTTGCCTCTCTCTGTGCCTCATAGACTGTCGCTATTTTATGTCTTGCATGTATTCTGTTATCAGAGGGCAGGTTGCCGAAAACCACGGGCTCGCCGGGACGGAGCAACAACGGGACGTCCGGCCTACGGGGAGGCAAGAATTTATCCACCGCCTCCTGGGGAGGTATTTCCACGGGCTCGGTGGAGTGGCTTAACACAAAGCCGTCAAGTCCAACAGCCATTGGGAGGACGGCGGTTTCCGCTATTTTAAACGCTTGAAGTGTTAGGTCAAATACCTCTTGTACGTTCTCCGCCATTGCGATAATCCACCCGGAATCTCTTAAGACTAGAATGTCGTTGTGTTCCACATGTATATTCCACGGAGGGCCTATGGTGCGAGTCACCACGGCCATTACCACGGGCGCCCTGCTGAGAGCGGCCCACCAAGTCGCCTCATACATATATAACAGCCCGTGAGAAGATGTGGCTGTAAAAGCCCTAGCGCCGGCCATCGCGGCGCCGTATACTACTGACATCCCCGCGAATTCCGACTCCACGTTAACAAACCTCGCGTTTAATTCCCCTTTTTCGACGAATTCTGAAAGTTTTTCCACTATTGAAGTCTGGGGGGTAATTGGGTATGCCGCTATTACATGCGGCTTAGCCATTTTCACAGCGTAGGCCACTGCATAATTGCCCGTCAATGCGGTTTTTTGAACTGCCAAGGTCTTCATACCCCCGCCTCCGGCACCATGTCAATTGCCTTTACTGGGCACACATCTGCGCATATGCCACACCCTTTACAAAAGTCATAGTCTATTCTCACCTTTGTCCCTTTTTCCCAGTCTATTACCGACTCCGGGCAGTAGAGCCAACATAAGCCGCAATCAATACATTTACTGAGATTGACTACTGGTTTGTAAGTGCGCCACGTGCCCGTAATGCCGGCAGAGGCCGGGGCGGGTTTTGAGAGGGGCAACACGTAAAGTTATGGAATTTCCATTTATATATCTTATAGTGGTTTATAGAACTGTTGAAAGTAGAGATGTATCGTATAAAATACGAAAGATAAAAATATGCTCACTGGGGGTGTTCTTCTAAACTTATAGAAAAGATTAATAAATATATGTGTCTAAACTTCTTGTGTATGAGGTAATTTTTCTAGGGCGTGGAGGCCAAGGGGCAGTTACGGCGGCGCAATTATTGGCATACGCGGCGGCTCTAGAGGGCAAGAAAGCCCAGGCACTGCCTGAGTTTGGCGCCGAGAGGAGAGGCGCTATTGTGAGGGCCTATTTAAGAATCGGCGAAGCGCTCCTCCACTCCTCAATAAAAAGGGCGGACTATGTAGTGGTGTTAGACGGCCGAATTATTGAACAGATAGACGTAAGACAATACGGCAAACCCGGAGCTGTGTATATAGTGAATACAAAAACTCAGGCAGACTGGTATGTCCCGATAGACGCTACGTCAATTGCGCTGAAGTACGGCCTAGTTGTTGCCGGATGGACTGTGGTTAATCTCATTATGGCGGCGGCTTTTGCGGCAGTCAGCGGCTTGATATCTCTAGAGAGTATAATCAAGGCTGTTCCCGAATACGTACCGAGAAAGTACGTGGACGCCAATGTAAAGGCCGTAATAGAGGGGTATGAAATTGCCAAAAGGCTTGTGAAAGTCGGTTAAGGCCACTTACCGCTATCTATAGAATATATCTCTGCGTCAGGTATTAGGACGCCCCGGGCGTCCACAATGACGGGATGTTTCATTAATTTCAAGAGCTTGCTCGCCTCTATTTTGTAGACAGAGTGATCCGTCGAAACTATTAGGATCTCCGCGTCTTTAACCGCAGATTCTAAGTCTTGCGTCAGCGTCACCCCCCACTTGGCTAATAATTGATCTCTCTTAACGTAAGGATCGTGTACAACGATCTGCGTCGGCTTTATTCCAGCTTTTAACAAAGTCGTAATAATATAATATGTAGGGCTTTCCCGCACGTCGTCAACATCTCCTCTAAACGCCAATCCTAAAATTGTTATCTTGGCCGTGGCTGGGTTAATCCCGTGTTTTAACATGGCGCGTAGAGCCGAGAAAGCGATTTCCTCAGGCTGTCTCTCGTTTATAAGCCTGGCTAAACGCGTCAGCGGCAGCTCTATCCCGTATTTAGCCGCCGTCCACATGAGGAAGTATGGATATACTGGTATACAGTTTCCCCCGACTCCCGAGCCCGGCTTGTGTACATGGCTATACGGCTGGCTGTTGGCAGCCTCTCTCGCCCTTTTAAAAGAAATTCCCAGCGCATTGGCCAGTCTAGCCATCTCGTTGGCAAGGGCTATGTTTACATCTCTGTATACTCCCTCTAGTAGTTTTTCAAACTCCGCCTCTCTAGGGCTTTCTAATATTATCACGCCCTTTCGCGCTATATGTTTATACAACCCGGCGGCTATCTCGGCGCTTTTAGGCCCTACGCCGGCTATTATCTTGGGGTAGTTCTCCACGATGTCTTTCAACGCGTGACCTACCATAATGCGCTCGGGGCTGTACGCCAGATAGAAGTCCTCCTCGGCCACTAAGCCGGAAGCCCCCTCGAGTATTGGCTTTACAACCTCCTCTGTGGTGCCCGG
It encodes the following:
- a CDS encoding branched-chain amino acid ABC transporter ATP-binding protein, coding for MAEVLRVEKLEAGYGKFHVLFGIDLVVKSGEIVVLLGPNGAGKSTLLNSIAGMADVYSGRVVLLGRDITGRPPHEVMKMGVAYVMQSPNNFGTANIFGELTVYENLIAASAGIPGKEVEGRIEEVFNIFPKLKELRNRKAKFLSGGERQMLAIGLGLMKKPKLLMLDEPTSGLAPKLVSDFFSAIRDIRDKLGISILLVEQNARKALEIGDRAYVLVTGRVKFSGNAKLLDEGKLAELFLGR
- the porB gene encoding pyruvate synthase subunit PorB — protein: MSFRIDQLPKKKYVLPGNAACAGCGMMIGLKILGMALGEEATLTIPASCASVVQGLAPKSGVAMPILNVPFASAAAVATGIAEAFKSLGIKGHAVVWAGDGGTADIGMATLSGAAERNSNIIYIMYDNEAYMNTGIQRSSSTPRAAWTTTTPTGKRERKKDVALLMAMHGAPYVATASIAYPQDFYRKLKRAAEIDGFKFIHLHTPCPLGWRLNPAKTVEVAKLAVETGAWILWEYDNGRFKLNPPSTIYADKTKRKPLRDYLKLQGRFAHLSEEEIRLLEEEIEAKWNTILALSKAFSQSQ
- a CDS encoding pyruvate ferredoxin oxidoreductase; the encoded protein is MKTLAVQKTALTGNYAVAYAVKMAKPHVIAAYPITPQTSIVEKLSEFVEKGELNARFVNVESEFAGMSVVYGAAMAGARAFTATSSHGLLYMYEATWWAALSRAPVVMAVVTRTIGPPWNIHVEHNDILVLRDSGWIIAMAENVQEVFDLTLQAFKIAETAVLPMAVGLDGFVLSHSTEPVEIPPQEAVDKFLPPRRPDVPLLLRPGEPVVFGNLPSDNRIHARHKIATVYEAQREAKKVIDQVDWEYGKIIGRNYGGLVEWYKASDAKNIVVCMGAWCSDAKQAVDALRKRSIPVGLMRVRFLRPFPLEEVSQLDQYEKVIVYDRDITPLGGVLGIEIKAALSKASVINIVAGIAGVDFDVQNFYETIQKAIEGSYKGIEFAI
- a CDS encoding 4Fe-4S binding protein, which encodes MLPLSKPAPASAGITGTWRTYKPVVNLSKCIDCGLCWLYCPESVIDWEKGTKVRIDYDFCKGCGICADVCPVKAIDMVPEAGV
- the pyrI gene encoding aspartate carbamoyltransferase regulatory subunit, which encodes MSEELLVSKIENGTVIDHIPAGRALTVLRILGISGKEGLRVALVMNVESKKLGKKDIVKIEGRELTPEEVNIISAVAPTATINIIRNFAVVKKFKVTPPDVIRGRFKCKNPTCVTNAPREPVEPTFYLVRREPPLFICAYCGRYHELGDLL
- a CDS encoding ABC transporter substrate-binding protein, which gives rise to MTSKKNLYIIVGVVVVIILAIIGILLASGQKPQTSPTVQPTAPPTTPTTTTAQKVFKLGALLPLTGGFSSYAKLAQCAAELAIDDLNAKYGSKGYKFELYVEDTQLDPNIALQKLQALYAKGVRAVHAGLTSREASGEKPFADQNKIILFSAWSTSSLLAIPNDWLYRIVGTDAKQIRAIGAILKELGVKNVALIYRKDTYGEGLYLELQKEAARRGFKLVSVAAYDPDPKAFPQAAPEAVRKISSEVKDLVGPDFALVIVSFEDDGAVVLKTIAQDPVLSKARLIGTEGMAYSPILLQEGGDVMAKGKIIGTANWAIPTTPEYQEFYKKFKAKCGAEPITPAPQSYDIIKMLGEIMATIGTDDPDKVRATLEQWGKQGTYKGATGVVLLDENGDRANPSFILWSVAIKDGKPTYIDVGYYNYDKDSIEFTEEGKQYFYG
- a CDS encoding nucleotide sugar dehydrogenase; this translates as MLADLLKKGELTVAVYGLGYVGMALSAAWALAGAKVIGVDIDQAKVDKLNSGTVEYLEKDVVEVLTAAVKNGKFTATTDGVVASIRSHVKIVAVPVYLKKSATAIDVDFSALASAVKSIGAGLKKGDLVIIESSVPPGTTEEVVKPILEGASGLVAEEDFYLAYSPERIMVGHALKDIVENYPKIIAGVGPKSAEIAAGLYKHIARKGVIILESPREAEFEKLLEGVYRDVNIALANEMARLANALGISFKRAREAANSQPYSHVHKPGSGVGGNCIPVYPYFLMWTAAKYGIELPLTRLARLINERQPEEIAFSALRAMLKHGINPATAKITILGLAFRGDVDDVRESPTYYIITTLLKAGIKPTQIVVHDPYVKRDQLLAKWGVTLTQDLESAVKDAEILIVSTDHSVYKIEASKLLKLMKHPVIVDARGVLIPDAEIYSIDSGKWP
- a CDS encoding DNA-directed RNA polymerase subunit K, coding for MTTSELIERINKLIDVVDKAINKREFYPPRLTKYETARIIGARALQLAMGAQPLVDIQEVGSVDPVLIAMEELRRGLLDFIIVREMPDGKTMRIRLKELLELERTL
- the thsA gene encoding thermosome subunit alpha, which gives rise to MSQQAPRTGVPVMILKEGSQRTTGVDARRSNIQAAKVIAEILSTSLGPRGMDKMLIDAFGDVTITGDGATILKEMEVQHPAAKLLIEVAKAQDAEVGDGTTTVVVLAGKLLELGEELLEEGIHPTIVIDGYKKAADYALKVAEEIAKPIELTKEQLLRVVSSALSSKVVAETRDYLAGLVVEAALQAVEMRDGKPYLDLDWIKIEKKKGKSIYETQLVRGIVLDKEVVHPGMPKRVTNAKIAVLDAPLEIEKPEWTTKISVTSPEQIKAFLDQEAEILKSYVDHLASIGANVVITQKGIDEVAQHFLAKKGILAVRRVKRSDIEKLARATGAKIITSIKDAKPEDLGTAGLVEERKVGEEKMVFVEEIPNPRAVTILVRGGSDRILDEVERSLQDALHVSRDLFREPKIVPGGGAFEVEVARRVREFARKLPGKEQLAALKFADALEHIPTILALTAGLDPVDAIAELRRRHDNGEITAGVDVHGGKIADMAALNVWDPLLVKKQVIKSAVEAAIMILRIDDIIAAGAPKREEKGKKKEGEEGEEKKEETKFD
- a CDS encoding 2-oxoacid:acceptor oxidoreductase family protein; this encodes MYEVIFLGRGGQGAVTAAQLLAYAAALEGKKAQALPEFGAERRGAIVRAYLRIGEALLHSSIKRADYVVVLDGRIIEQIDVRQYGKPGAVYIVNTKTQADWYVPIDATSIALKYGLVVAGWTVVNLIMAAAFAAVSGLISLESIIKAVPEYVPRKYVDANVKAVIEGYEIAKRLVKVG